A stretch of DNA from Takifugu rubripes chromosome 15, fTakRub1.2, whole genome shotgun sequence:
AGAAGTTACTAGAAGTTCAGGTGTTATACTGACCGAATGACAGCGGGGGGACCGGGGGGCCCCAGGCCAACGTGTACACGGTTTTTCTGTGATAGGAGCTGGATATCTGAGGAGACCTGTAAGCAGAACAAAGGGCCCATTTCTACTTCTGGAATATTCCCGaggatgaaatgaaaaaaaaccaacaggaaCCATTTAGATTAGATCACCTAATCAGTTTAACAGCTCCACTTCTGCCTGTAGAAAAAAGCTCTAATTTAAAGAACTACTGTTTGGTGGTTTGTCAATCTTACAGTTGTGACTCAAACATActcaaaaagcacaaaaataaactcAAACCCATGTTACAATGTACTTTAAAACCAAGAAACCAttaaaatagttttagaaaGAACTTACTTGTTTGAGAAAACATCGTAGATACCCACTTTCCCGTCATCTGTTCCAAAAGATAACCATCCTTCTTTTCTTGGGTGCCAAGAAAGCTGCAGACAATGAAAGAGAGCCAAAGACTACATTTCTGGTCTTTGATAATAGCAAAGGTCTCACTAACATGAGACTTAGGGTGGAGATCCTGGCATAGGAAAAGATCTACTGTGATAATAATCACGAGAATTCTTACGGCTGTGACTTTAGATTTGATCCCCTGCCAGAAGGAGCGGGTGTCATACTGGTTCTGAGTGGTCAACGTGTTCCAAACGCGGATCATGTTGTCTCCGACGCCCAGCGCCAGACACCCCGTGCCCACAGGGGAGAAGGTCAGGGTGTAGACGAACCCACCCAGGGTGGGAAGACTCCAGCAGCACTCCAGAGTGGACAGGTCCCAGCATTTAATCTGAGAAATAAAAGGTTTTTGGTTGATTGCGATCGTTGTGATAACCcccgcaaacacacacgcacacacagattttTGAAGCCCACCTCTCTGTCCATGGAGGTGCTGATGAGCAGCTCTCTGCCGTCCTGGTCATGAATTGAGCTCATATTGAACACAATCCTGTTGTGGTTCTGACCCTCTGAGGACGTCCCGAACAGGGTCCACCTCTGCTTTCCCGCTTTGCTCAGGTCCCAGAGCACCAGCTCACCACTGAGGAGGGACAGAGACACCACTCCTGAGCTCCCCCATCTTCACACCTCCTTCACCCATCCACCCCAATGAGACGCGTGTACCTGAAACAGCTGGACACCAACTGAGTCGGTCGTCCCTTCGGCCAGTGGACATGAAGCCAGAGTCTCTCTTTGAAGCTGGGGTCGCAGCCGGAGCCTCGTTTCTTCAGATGCGGCAGCTTTAGCGTCATCAAACCTGCAGAaggatggaaagaaagaaaggatttCAGCTCATCATGTCCTGAGAGGGAAATGTATCCCTTTCAGAAGGAGTCACGATGGTCAAGTCAAACCTTTTCCTCTTGCTGTGCTCCAGACCCTCACTGTCTGGTCTTTGCTTCCAGATGCCAGATAGCAGCCCTTCCCACCTCCTACAGATGATCCCAGGGACACTTTAAGATGATGAAACTTTGCATTAGTTTCTATTATAAACACTAATTCCATTAATACAAAGACCTGCTACCTTCACTGTCCTCTGGTCTGCTGCAGAGGGCGTCTTCACCAGCCACCGGTGACCAGGCTAAAGAGTGGATCTCATCGTCGTGCCCACGCAGACGGTGCATCACCTCGCCTTTCTTACTCACATCAATCAAAACGATCATCCCGTCTTTGTACCTGAGTCAGAGTGGCATTGACAAATCGCAGGAATTTATTCACATCAGAAAACCCCACCATGTGACTCTGGTTTGTTAAGATGGGTAGATCTGGACCTGATGCTATATGAGCAAAAATCTTTTGTTGTAGAAAGAAAACTGCATCCACGCGCTCTTTCTTACCCAACAGCCACTGTGCTCCAGGTGTGAGGGGAGCAGGACAGGCAGAAGATGGATCGAGGCTCGGGGAAGCAGCTggctgtgtctcctgtgtggtACCAGTGGCACACCACTACACCCTTCTCGTCGCCCGACACCACCAGATTGCAATCAACTGGAGACCAGTGGACCGCTGTGACGGCAGTCTGCACGCAAGCAAAAGTGCATCAGAAACCTGTGGAGAGAGAacctctccacttcctgtcaaagcCAGGTTGTTTATCTTTCCATTCAAACTGCAGCATAtggaaaagtgaaagaaagtTTTAGTGATGTGATGGAAAGTGGAGTGATGCTCACCTGATGAGCAGCATATTCTCTGATAAGAGACCTGGCGGCAGCGTCCCAGAAGCGGAGGCTGCCATCACTGGAGGAGCTGACGCAGATGTGACTCTGGCCTGCATGATGACTGAATGAGAAGCCCGACACCAGGTCTCGGTGGCCCACCAGCTCACCTGAGGTTGACAGACGTAACAAAATGTTGTCCTGGGTTATATTTCAGACTTACTAAATGTGCTTAAACGGATGATCTTTACAAAAGCACCCGCTTTGATCAATAAATACCAGGTTCTTAATGTAAGGGGTTCCTGAGTGGGAGACAGTCACAGTCTCACTTTATCGATAGTTTTGTCATCATTGGATTAGAAGTGTTGGGCAAGGCTATGATGAACTGAAGGAGTGAAAAGCTGTGCAAATCGAATTGTGTGATTGTTCCATGTCAATTAGCTTTTTGTCTAGGATACAAGAACCAAAATTCTTATTTCGATTCTCTGATCATAAAAAATTTAAAGAAGCCCAAGTAACGGTGAGGAAACCCCAGTAACGACCACCGTTGAGGGTTTACTCACCTACAACCCTGCAGGAAGATGCAGACACGTCAATCaaataaatgatgtttttggcTCCAAATCCCAGCAAACCATCGCTGTTAAGGTCACTGCAACGCGAGCAGTACCAGTTTGGCGACGCAGGAAGGGATCTTTCGTGCATGGCAATCCAAAGTTTCTTAATACTGTAATAAAGGCAAAAGTAATAAGACTAAACTCACATGTTACTGTCTCTGTCGTAGTGTAACAGAAACAGGCGTACGGCCACCGCGGTGTCGTAAATCCAACCGGAATCCAACCAACGACTACGGAATTCGGGAGAGGACAAATCCTATGATTGCCCTCACCAACATCAAGATGTTTTCGACTCACCATTAAATTCGTGGTGAAGCATCATTTAAAACCCAAATACATTCTCATTATTAATACTGTTATAGTCAGGATAAAGATATAAATCTACTTTCGAATGATCGCTCACAGCTGTAAACTGTACTGCCGTAAAACGAGTGCAGTAGTGTCGTGAAAATGCAATATGGCGACAgccatgacaggacatggtaaGAGAAACGCAGCCGAAAcattaatctctttgatattgTCGAAGCAATTAGACATTCTTCAGCTTTCGTTTAATTAaataatgtgtatttttttcagGATCCACATTTCTTAGGAGGATACAGCGATTCCTTCGCTCAAGGTACGTCCCTCCACATCAACAGTGGTTCCATGCTAATGCTGCCGCTGCGTTTGCAGAAGGACAAATGTCTCATTTGTTCTTCAGGTTGTGACAACCCTGCCAAAAAAAATGGTGCGTTTGTGTCTATAAACATCGACCGACCGAGTGCTTGTTTTTGAATGCCAGTGGAGACTTTTTGGAACGTTAGTTGTCGAGTTATGGAGCCCTCCATAACACGGAAGGTCTTATCTGCTCCTGCATGTTTTTGCAGGTTAGAGTGGCCCGGAGGTCCTCAGCAGCTGTCCTGTCTCCACACCAGCGCTCCTCTGGAAGCAAAGAACTGGGAGAAGAGGAACTTGAAAATGTATCCACCGCAGCTGTCAGAAGAACCACGCAGGCCAGCAGTGAGTGTTTCTGTGTCCACTGAACTTGCTCGACGTCCTCCGCTTTTAACTTTGAAGACAGactaaaaaaaattacaattttAATGGTTAGTTGTTGAAAGAATGACAACCACATTCGGTCCTTCCAGAATAGGACATCTGCAGGTTTTTACATCACACTGACAAATACTGAGAAGTGCTGTTGACCTTTGAACAgagctttttcttcctctgctgcaggagatccacCACAGCAGGCGGCAGATCAAGTATAGCAAAGACAAGATGTGGTACCTGGCGAAGTTGGTGAGTATTGTAGTTGGGACGTTCACACAGATAAAAGGCTTCTTTAATGAGCCGTGAAGTTGTAGGCTCAGATGATGGACTTTATGAATACTGGAAGAACCAGTGAGGTTTTGCCTTTTAAAACAATGGATGTGTGTGAATATTTGCATTTGCACAGAAAGCAAAAATGTATCTGTCTACAGATCAGAGGGATGAGTATCGATGAGGCAATCGCACAGCTGGAGTTCAACGACAAGAAAGGGGCCAAGATCATGAAAGAGGTTTGAGATGCAGCTTCACTTGCAGAGGCTGGGAACATTTGCTAAACATTATTCTTTATGACCGGTTTTGGACTCTCTCCCACACTGAGCGCAGAACAACCAAAGCAAAGCAGATTTTAGATCTGTGTGAGATTGGTAATATTAATGTTCTACGTCTGCTCAGGTTCTTCTGGAAGCCCAAGAGATGGCCGTCAAAAATCACAACGTGGAGTACAAATCCAACCTGTATGTAGGTAAGTTGGAAAAACAGCCTCCAACCACAACCAAACAGACAAGACTGTAAATATTAACACAATGCTAATGTAtaaatcattcattttaataattttgCCAAGGTAAACCATTTATAAACCAAATAGCCAATTAAAATTATTGAAATGTAAGTGTTATTGTGCCAGTAGCAAGGCAGTTTACTTTAGAGGCGGCCAAACGACCTTGCCAGGGCAGATAATGAACatatttaataattaaaaacagatttcatTATAGTTCTGCTGCGTGAGTAATTGAAGATAAGCAGCACCTTCGTTGTTATTTTGGCCAGCTTTGCTTCAAAGGCACCTTCTGTAAATTAAATGAGACGTTGTGCATCTTATCACTTTCCGTCAGTGTATCTGACCCACCGCTTTtatcaccccccctcccacctacAGCTGAGTCCTTCTCCAGCAAAGGCAAGTACCTGAAGCGGATACGTTACCACGGCCGCGGAATGTTTGGCATCATGGACAAAGTTTACTGTCATTATTTTGTCAAGCTGATGGAGGGTTCACCCCCCAAGACAGTGGAGAAGACCAGCTTGGACCAGGCCAAAGAGTATGTCCAGAGCCTTAGGAGCCGAACCATCATCCACAGCCTGTGATCCCGCTGAAAGGCAGCTTTTACCGAGTGTCCTTTGTAAATAAACTTGTCTGATGTCAAACGTGGCTCTTCTTGTCTTCGTTTTTCTTAAAAGCGGATGATTTTATCCAGTTGAACTGCTCAGATCACACCTGTTTCAATTTTTGGATGATGAAAGGGTCACAAGGGTTGAGCAGAAGAGGCCAAAAACCAGCAGACTGaattcagaaatccaaatcCAATATGCTTCATTTACCGAAGGAACAGTAGTtctttccaggctgcagcacGCAGAGGACACTAGCGTGACTGATGTAAGAAGCTCTGAGGGCCAGAATGGTTACAAGAACCAGTGGAAGTGAAGAAAGCAGCTTTGTGCTCCTCTCACCATCAAATCATTACATTTTAAGAGGTGTGATCGCACCCATCCCTGAAACAAAAGCAATTAGAGCAACCTACCAGTAGGGGCTGAGCTTTGTTCAGCACAGAAATACAGTAGTCCTCTGAACAAGCAGTCTTGGGGAGTAGAGGCCTCAGGAAGTTTGTGCCTGCAGCCTCTCTGCTTTTTATTCAGCCTCTTCCATTTCTGATGTGAGTGACCCGGTTCTGCATCAGCCCGCCACCTAGAACCTCCCCGGGCTGCATGAGGGGAGGGGACAAAACCTCCTGCTGGCCTCAATCTCAGGTTGGAGGCTGATCTTTGGTCCCACAGCAGACATgtttccatctgtctgtcaccgGTCTGGTTGTAGTTCTGTGAGCTCAGACCTTTTGGTCGGTTTATTTAAAGCAGATAACAACATTGGTAGAATCAGTTAGTGAGGGAGGATGTTTATTTATGCCCGGGCAGTACCGTTGCTCGCAGTTTCTAAAGAATTTTATTGAAAACGTTCCGTCGGGCTTTGACCCGAGAATCAAAGACGCTGGCTTCCAAACTGTCAGACATAAGAACATGTTTCGGTGACTCGTACTGGCAGAGCAGCAATGCTGATGATTAATGAATGCGCAGTTTCGTGCCAAGCTTGTGTGTCCGTTTCCACGAGGCTTGTCGCCGTGGAAACCTGCGCCGGTGCCACATGGATTTCATTAATCTTATTCCTGGCAAACTGGAAATTTAATAAAGTTACTACGGCTGTGCCAGAGCACCAGGACAGAGATGGTCGCCTCCTCCGCTGCCCCGTTTTCTTCGCCATTATCGCTGAACTGCATTGTGGGTTACGTATTGTTCCAAATGCACCTGTCCTTGCCTTCCATACGTTTTCAAGTATATTCAACATTTAGTTTGAGCCATTAAGAATTGATGGGAGCTGCAAAAGCTTGAAATGAAGTCACTGggactgccccctggtggcaggcgGCAGTATAAATAATGAAACCTCCTCCTTACTCTCAATATGCTTCATCTCATTCCAACATTAGTTCATCCAACATAAAGATCAGGGGGTAAAGACGCCAGCTAGCAGCTCTGGGAGTGAACTTCAGGacagaacaaaacaaactgaCCTTTACTATTCATGATGGCTGAAATTGGTCACGGCAAATGTTCCTACTGACATAAAGGATGCTCCGTGGGGATCTTCTCCGCTTGTCTTTGATGTTGGTGTTTGGTCAcgtgtggagctgcagcaaaCGGAAATCAGGATGCATTAGTGCGAGGAGGGCCTGGGGCTGTTATTCATTTCCTTCCAGTATGTCCATTCTTCCTCACTGCCCGTCTGTGTTTGGCAGCCACCAAACGCTGTTATCTCCCATGTGGACTCTTCGGAACAAACGTCCCGGAGCCACCGGCCGCCCGCTGGCCAGCGCTCAGTGCTTTGCCCTTGAGAAACAAACCCAAACATGCAACGCTGCGTTAGCTCTCTGGACAGTCTCCAAACAGCCACAGTATCCtgctttttggggaaaaaaatgaaaaagctgtCTGTAAAGACAGAGGCGCTATTAGAAACAAGAACGCTCTCCTCAGCTCTGGCTAGTTCAATCAAGAAGTTCCATTTAAACTTTCTGGACCTTTCAGACTCTATCAGGGTAAAAGCATTAAAGTTTGGCGTGAAACTTTTCTCTTTATCGCGACTCAGATCACCTTAGAGGCAGCGTCGCCTGAAGAGGGAGGCGCTTTGATCTGAATTATGGGCTTTCTCAACAAACGAGGACATTGACCTTGAGGAGAACCTCCAAACTCCATTTGAAGTTCCACAAATGAGGCCCATCACTGTATTTGGACTATTGTcttcttatttattattattgttttacctgcaaacagtttttattttgttttaacaaGTCTGATTTCTGTAGTTTTACTGCAGTTTTTATTGCAGGAGTTTATTGTATGCCCGTATTTTATTTATGCTTCTCCCATTTTTATGCCTAAATCTTTATTGTTTAGCTTTTGCCGTTAATGTCACCGAGTTGCTTCCCTCAGTGACTTCATGAATGATGAGGGGCTCATTTCTCTCGGATAGTTCAGTTTTTTGTACCTGACTTAGATGACCAATTATCAGCTGGTGCAGAAGCTGTAAAGCTGCAGGGCCATAGAATCTTTTCATAACAGATTCTGCTGCACAGGAAATGTGAGCTCGTGAGATGATGTACAAATATGTGATAAAGCTGATGAGCAAAATGACCTGGTGCAAACAAAATAACTGCAGCGGGACATCAAACTGAAATACggtcttcagctgcagcaaacaTTCCCAGCTTTGGAGATGAAGAGTCGACTCACTCGAGCTTCCCAGAGAGAGAAGCGTGATTGATATTCCAGAAGTTCCTGGCGTCTTCTGCTgtgaaaatcaaacatttcctcttttgtctGGATTCTCTGACCTAAATCCGTCAGCATCAATTCAGGTTAGTGACCAACGGAGCTGCCCGTGTTTGCTGAATGAACAgcattccagctgtgaggataACCGCTCCAAGTGTGAGGTTTAACCTCCACAGAGGCAGAATAACTGCACCCGAGAGGTGAGCACCCGCCTCTCACCTTCACTAGGTGACACTGTTGCATCACATctgaatcctcctcctcctcctcctcctccttatttGTGAGGCTTCAGCCGCAGCAGCTGCGGCTCTCAGCACAAGAATCCTGATCCTCAGAAGTCAGACCGTGGCTGGAACGCGTCTCCACGTCCCTCCTCCCCAACTGATTCAACGCATCCCACCAAAACGGGTCTGGCTGAGTCCTGCTGGGCATGTTCCTTTTAATTTGCCAGGGTGATTTTCAATATTTTAGTTTGGTGGCCAGGCCGGAGCTGCCAGCAGTGGGCTGGGacgcagagatggagagaa
This window harbors:
- the mrpl22 gene encoding large ribosomal subunit protein uL22m isoform X1; its protein translation is MATAMTGHGSTFLRRIQRFLRSRLEWPGGPQQLSCLHTSAPLEAKNWEKRNLKMYPPQLSEEPRRPAEIHHSRRQIKYSKDKMWYLAKLIRGMSIDEAIAQLEFNDKKGAKIMKEVLLEAQEMAVKNHNVEYKSNLYVAESFSSKGKYLKRIRYHGRGMFGIMDKVYCHYFVKLMEGSPPKTVEKTSLDQAKEYVQSLRSRTIIHSL
- the mrpl22 gene encoding large ribosomal subunit protein uL22m isoform X2 → MATAMTGHGSTFLRRIQRFLRSRLEWPGGPQQLSCLHTSAPLEAKNWEKRNLKMYPPQLSEEPRRPAEIHHSRRQIKYSKDKMWYLAKLIRGMSIDEAIAQLEFNDKKGAKIMKEVLLEAQEMAVKNHNVEYKSNLYVAESFSSKADGGFTPQDSGEDQLGPGQRVCPEP